The Synchiropus splendidus isolate RoL2022-P1 chromosome 5, RoL_Sspl_1.0, whole genome shotgun sequence DNA window TCTACCTCAGCTCAGCAACCTGACTGAACTAGGGAACTTCTCCATGATCAACAGCAATGTCATCATTGAAAACCTTCAAAGCACCAAAGTGGCCGTAGCTCAGTTCTCACAAGAGGCCCGCTCCACCTCAGGCCCGAAGGTGGCGGTGCCGGCTCTGATGGAGCAGCTTCTTgccctgcagcagcaacagattcaccagctccagctgatAGAGCAGATTCGTCATCAAATCTTGCGCCTCGCTTCACAATCGCCAGAAATGCAGGTTCCTCCGACGTCTGCCTCAGGCACAATGGGGCCCACGGCCAGTCCACTGACCACCCTCAGCTCCCATCTCTCCCAGCAgctggctgcagcagcaggcctTGCGCAGAACCTGGCCAGCCAGTCGGCTAGCATTAGCAGCCTAAAGCAGCTTGCTGCCGCGGTACAGCTACCTCAGTCTAACACAAACAGCAGCGAAACATCTCAGAGTATTAGCACACTGGGGCCATCAACAGCCAGTGCCCAGTCGTCTGACAAGAGGCCGACCCATTTGAGCAGCCTCCAATCTCAGCTCAGCACCTCCACGCTCAGTAAGGCCTCCACGCCAGCATTTGGAATAGGTAGCTTGTTAAGCTCTGCAGTGAATCCCCTTCTACCTCAGCCCCCACCTGGAAACCCCATATTCTCCAGCTCGCTGCCCAGCGTTGGCACCACCGTAGAGGACCTCAACTCATTAGCAGCTTTGGCCCAGCAGAGGAAAGGCAAGCCGCCAAATGTCACTTCATTTGAGCACAAGAGCAGCTCGGAAGACGCTTTCTTTAAACACAAGTGCAGGTTTTGCGGCAAGGTGTTTGGCAGTGACAGTGCCTTGCAAATTCACCTGCGCTCTCACACTGGCGAGAGGCCGTACAAGTGCAACATTTGTGGAAACCGCTTCTCCACTCGTGGCAACCTGAAGGTACACTTCCAGCGCCATAAAGAGAAATACCCTCACATTCAAATGAATCCGTACCCCGTACCGGAGCATTTGGACAATATTCCCACGAGCACCGGTATTCCCTACGGTATGTCCATGCCCCCCGAGAAGCCCGTCACCAGCTGGCTGGACAGTAAACCAGTCATGCCCACCTTGTCGTCCTCGGTCGGGATGTTGCTTCCGCCAACGATGCCGAGTCTGCCGCATTTCATCAAGAGAGAAGATCACTCGATAGCCATAGCCAGCCCTCCCGCGGCCGTAAAGAGTGATTCGGGTGCGACTGAGCCTTCAGCCAAGAGTAGTGAGGGGGTGTCTGAGGAGGGGGAAGGGGCAACACTGCCTACCTCAAATGAAAAAACCGAAGAAGGCAGCCACTCTTCAGGCATAATGACCAATGTCAGCTCAGCATCAGACAGCACTGCTGAGTACACGACATCTAACAGTCCGCCGATGATGACCAACCCGCTCATGCCCCTCATGTCCGATCAGTTCAAGGCTAAATTCCCATTTGGGGGGATTCTTGATCCCCTGCAGGGCTCGGAGACCTCCAAACTCCAGCAACTTGTGGAGAACATCGACAGGAAAGTGACTGACCCAAACGAATGTGTCATCTGCCACCGAGTGCTAAGCTGTCAAAGTGCTCTGAAAATGCACTATCGCACTCACACGGGAGAAAGaccttttaaatgtaaaatatgcGGACGGGCGTTTACGACGAAGGGAAATCTGAAAACCCACTACAGTGTCCACCGGGCCATGCCTCCTCTGCAAGTCCAACACTCCTGTCCTATTTGTCAAAAGAAATTTACCAACGCCGTGGTTCTCCAGCAACATATCCGCATGCACATGGGTGGGCAGATCCCGAACAACCCACTGCCAGAAAACTATCCGGAGTCCATGACCTCCGACACCGGCTCATTTGAGGAGAGAAACTTTGACGATTTGGAGAATTTCTCGGACGACAACATGGATGGAATGGAGGACGGCCCAGATAGCAGCGTACCAGACACGCCCAGGTCTGTTGACGCCTCCCACGACAGCCTCTGCAACTCGCCGGCTCCACCCGACACCGCCGGTGAGGAAGCGCTGGAGAGAAACGACCACGGTGTTGCCCACAATAACGAGTCAGACGACCTGCATGCCAGCCAGATGAAAATGATGGCGAATGGCTTAGTAGAGGGCGATTGTCTCACCAATGACTCCTCGTCTCTGGGAGGGGATGTTGAAAGCCAAAGCGCTGGGAGTCCAGCTGTGTCTGAATCTACCTCCTCCATGCAGGCGCCGTCCCCCACTAACATGCAGCCGCAAATGCGTAAATCTCCCAGCCTGGAAGAAAGGCATCAGAGGGCATTATCTATGGAGCACAGCAGCTTCTTGCACTCTCACCACTCAAACATTGGAGCCTTGGACCTGACGTCAGTAAATCCCTCAAAAGACCCCCAGGGCATGATGTTTCCCTTCCGTGAGCGTAACACCATCAAGAACACATCCTGTGACATATGTGGGAAGACCTTTGCTTGTCAGAGTGCCTTGGACATTCACTATCGAAGCCATACCAAAGAGCGACCATTTATTTGCACGGCCTGTAACAGAGGTTTCTCCACCAAGGGCAACCTGAAACAACACATGCTGACCCACCAGATGAGAGATTTGCCCTCGCAGCTTTTTGAACCATCAAACACCAGCCTGTCCTCCAGCCCAACCCCTTCTCTGCTGTCAGTCGGCTCGCTCAGTAAACCAGAGGTCAACGGCTTCCTTCACAGCCTTCACCATGAGAGCAAGGAGATGCCTCCCGGCTTGGTGACGTCGTCTGCCTCAACCTCCCCGGTGCTCTCCAACGCTCCTCCTCGCAGGACCCCCAAGCAACACTTCTGCAACACCTGCGGGAAGTGCTTTTCATCCTCCAGTGCTCTACAGATCCACGAAAGAACCCACACGGGGGAGAAGCCGTTTGCCTGCAGCATCTGTGGCCGAGCTTTTACCACCAAAGGAAACCTCAAGGTAAATGTAAAACACTGGCTGAGAGACCTTCGCGTCATCACATTGGTGCACTTATCTGACATGGTGAAAAATGTTGAATCCCATCATCGGTCGCTCAGGATCGAATCAGGTCCTGACCTCAAGATAGTTCTGCTTTTGATTTTCCACTGCAAATTGTGTGACCGAATTATGATGGGATTTTTATGGAATGATGCCGTGAAACACTTCCATGTCTCTGAAAACTTCTCCTGCAGTGAAACTGAACGTGGCATCTCTACTCGAACCCTCTCTGAGATGAGCATATTGAAATGATATTTTGGGCAGTATGCATTAATCTCCGGAAAATGGGATGTTTGCTCAATGATGTTACCTCTCGCTGCATAGGCAACAAACCCACTCGCTGCGCTGTGGGTGTGAAGCTATTTTAATACAGACCGTGAGCATGATTATTAATTTTTCCATTGCATCATCTCCAATGCAGCTTTTGTGGCCAAGTTTGTAAACATCACTAATTTTCACCGCTctgtctcctctccctccctctctccctcattTTCTCTCTCTAGGTTCACATGGGCACGCACATGTGGAACAGTGCTCCTGCCAGACGTGGCCGCAGGCTCTCTGTGGACGGGCCAATGGCCTTCCTGGGTACGAATCCAGTCAAGTTTCCTGAGCTCTTCCAGAAGGACATGGCATCCAGGGCACATAACGGGGACCCGGCTAGTTTCTGGAATCAGTACGCCGCCGCTTTCTCCAACGGCCTGGCCATGAAGACCAACGAAATCTCGGTCATTCAGAACGGCGGCCTCCCGCCCATGTCCGGCGGAATGGGGAACGGCGGTAGCTCTCCCATCGGCGGGCTGACCGGAAGCCTGGACAAACTCCACAGCTCCGAGCCCGGCGCCGCTCTCGCTGGTCTGGAGAAAATGGCCAACACGGAGAGCGGAGCCCATTTTCGGTTCACCCGCTTCATGGAGGACAATAAAGAAATAGCCACTAATTAGAGAATGCCCTCGAGGCTGCTGTACAGTCGCGTGAGGAATGAAGAAGTAAAGCGTTGACAAAATCAACAGAACTGCTTCGCTTGCCATTGAATCTTCAAGAGATCAGTGTAAAGACAAGTTtcttttttgtacaatgtacatGTTATAGTTTTACGGAGCTTATTTATTAGTGATTATAACCTTGCTTGAAGCCCAGTGGAAACATTAACGGTTatagtttggttttttttgttcgttTTAAAGCCAGAATGGGTGCTTAAAAATGTGCTTTTGAAATGTAGACTACGGCATAGATAATCTTACCCTGGCattaagttatttttttctctgtagtAGGCATAACGGAATTGTCGATGTCCATGTGATACTTTAGCCCTGTAAGAAGCAAAGAGACTGTAAATACTGTACACTGAGCTATAGACGGTCCTACATGTCCATGGTCCCCCTCAACAGAAGGTTCCTGCAAGGAGGTCCTTTCTTTCCATTTGCTATACACTTTGTTATTTAAGAAAGACATTGGAGTTTGCTACACTTCCTGACTTTATTTAGTGTCCTCTTCTGTTTTTTGGTTGTTACAGTATGTGTGTATTGTGCTACTTCTTGTTTACCCCCCGACCATTCTCCTTCCTTCCCGTGGCCCAATCAAATGGAGGGCTGGCCTTGACAGAGTATTTGGAATTGAGACACCCAATCAAATGGCCAGGAATTCCCCCCGTTTTTATCCCCAAGCTGGATTTCCACATTGCTGCTATGTCCCAGCACCCTCTGACATCTAAAGTGTTGACGCTTCTGTAAATAGGTTCAGATGTGGAAATGAAAAACTCACGTCACCAGAAAAATGTACATATCGCTCacccaagaaaagaaagcaaaagagaGTCCATCATGTCCGAGGGAGCAAAGTGTttttataaatatgaaaaatatatcgGGTTTGACACCTACGGACTGTTACATGCACTTTCTCGGAAAGTTGGAAGATGTTTATGGGTCCAGTTTCTCTACACTTTAATACCTACTAACAACTAAGATACTGTAATTCTTTACTCTAATAATCAAATACATCAGttttccaaaagaaaaaaaaatgtgtttgtctgtttttctttaccaaatgaattgaaataaacatttcat harbors:
- the sall1a gene encoding sal-like protein 1a, producing the protein MSRRKQAKPQHFQSDPHQPLSEHNGDTELCSEDPPCNESDAHVCSRCCAEFFELSDLEEHQKNCTKNQLVLIVNENPVSPSGSFSPGSPPHNPDDQMNDTADNTDQTEGSELLESNNLEKDESMDVDVSEMSSSHEEEGSHTERGSPLNSVSSHIVMATSGPAVGTSAISAPLPQLSNLTELGNFSMINSNVIIENLQSTKVAVAQFSQEARSTSGPKVAVPALMEQLLALQQQQIHQLQLIEQIRHQILRLASQSPEMQVPPTSASGTMGPTASPLTTLSSHLSQQLAAAAGLAQNLASQSASISSLKQLAAAVQLPQSNTNSSETSQSISTLGPSTASAQSSDKRPTHLSSLQSQLSTSTLSKASTPAFGIGSLLSSAVNPLLPQPPPGNPIFSSSLPSVGTTVEDLNSLAALAQQRKGKPPNVTSFEHKSSSEDAFFKHKCRFCGKVFGSDSALQIHLRSHTGERPYKCNICGNRFSTRGNLKVHFQRHKEKYPHIQMNPYPVPEHLDNIPTSTGIPYGMSMPPEKPVTSWLDSKPVMPTLSSSVGMLLPPTMPSLPHFIKREDHSIAIASPPAAVKSDSGATEPSAKSSEGVSEEGEGATLPTSNEKTEEGSHSSGIMTNVSSASDSTAEYTTSNSPPMMTNPLMPLMSDQFKAKFPFGGILDPLQGSETSKLQQLVENIDRKVTDPNECVICHRVLSCQSALKMHYRTHTGERPFKCKICGRAFTTKGNLKTHYSVHRAMPPLQVQHSCPICQKKFTNAVVLQQHIRMHMGGQIPNNPLPENYPESMTSDTGSFEERNFDDLENFSDDNMDGMEDGPDSSVPDTPRSVDASHDSLCNSPAPPDTAGEEALERNDHGVAHNNESDDLHASQMKMMANGLVEGDCLTNDSSSLGGDVESQSAGSPAVSESTSSMQAPSPTNMQPQMRKSPSLEERHQRALSMEHSSFLHSHHSNIGALDLTSVNPSKDPQGMMFPFRERNTIKNTSCDICGKTFACQSALDIHYRSHTKERPFICTACNRGFSTKGNLKQHMLTHQMRDLPSQLFEPSNTSLSSSPTPSLLSVGSLSKPEVNGFLHSLHHESKEMPPGLVTSSASTSPVLSNAPPRRTPKQHFCNTCGKCFSSSSALQIHERTHTGEKPFACSICGRAFTTKGNLKVHMGTHMWNSAPARRGRRLSVDGPMAFLGTNPVKFPELFQKDMASRAHNGDPASFWNQYAAAFSNGLAMKTNEISVIQNGGLPPMSGGMGNGGSSPIGGLTGSLDKLHSSEPGAALAGLEKMANTESGAHFRFTRFMEDNKEIATN